TGTAGAAACCGGTGATTTGTCCGGAACATCTGATAATATTGATATCAGAGTTGATGTACCGGAAGATGCTCATCATGGAGACTACCATTTATTGGTATTTGCTCTTGATGCTGCCGGAAACGAAAGTTTTGTTGAATTAGATATTCACATTGAAGATGATCATCACGATCATGACTAAATTTTTAGTTTTTTCATTGGTTATAGTGTTTAGACGGAGAGCTATCGAAAGGTAGCTCTCTTTTTTTATGTCTATTTTACAAGCTATACAATATTGTTTTATTAGTTTAGCACAAAATTTACCATTATGTATTTTTTACAAATTGTATGGACAGCTAATCCTGAATTTATTGATATCTTAGGATTAAGTATAAGATGGTACGGAGTGCTGTTTGCTTTGGGTTTTTTAATTGGTTTTTTTATCATAAAGTATTTAATTTCTTTAGATAATGTTCCTGTAAAGGTGGCGGATGACATTTTGATTTATGTGGCTATAGGAGCGGTTGCCGGTGGAAGACTCGGACATTGTTTTTTTTATGAACCGGAATATTATTTATCAAACCCTTTACAGATTCTCAACTTACGGCAGGGAGGTATGGCTAGTCACGGGGCGGTAATCGGAATTATTTTATCTGTTTTTTTCTTTGTTAAATATAAATTGAACAGAAGTTTTTTCTGGTTAGGTGACAGGGTTGTAATTCCGGTTGCTCTTGCAGCTTCTTTCATAAGGTTGGGAAATCTTTTTAACCACGAAATTTATGGTCATGCTACGGATGTTCCATGGGCATTTCAATATGTGAGAAATGTATCTTCCTGGATGGGCGGTGCGGACCCAATTTTTACTCAGCCGAGCCACCCAACTCAATTATATGAAGCATTTAGCTATATGGTTTTGTTTGCCGCTTTGTGGTTTTTGTTTAAAAAATTCAGAACTACTATGGGCGAAGGCTTCATTGCAGGAATATTTTTAATGGGTATGTTTACCATTCGTTTTTTAATTGAATTTGTGAAAGAAGTACAGGTGGACTTTGAAGTAGGTATGGCATTAAATATGGGTCAAATTCTAAGTATTCCGGCTGTATTATTAGGCTTATGGTTACTGATTTCCAGCAAAAACCGAAAAATTAAATATACAAGCCCGGCAATAAAAGTAAAAAGCAAATAACTTTTATTTACAGCATAAAGGTTAAATGACTGTTTATGCATTCTCCTTTTTAAATTTAGTCATAGTTTTGCAAAAAAATGAAAAACGTGTTAGAAGCAATATCACCAATAGACGGAAGATACAGAAATAAAGTAGAT
This DNA window, taken from Chitinophagaceae bacterium, encodes the following:
- the lgt gene encoding prolipoprotein diacylglyceryl transferase, with amino-acid sequence MYFLQIVWTANPEFIDILGLSIRWYGVLFALGFLIGFFIIKYLISLDNVPVKVADDILIYVAIGAVAGGRLGHCFFYEPEYYLSNPLQILNLRQGGMASHGAVIGIILSVFFFVKYKLNRSFFWLGDRVVIPVALAASFIRLGNLFNHEIYGHATDVPWAFQYVRNVSSWMGGADPIFTQPSHPTQLYEAFSYMVLFAALWFLFKKFRTTMGEGFIAGIFLMGMFTIRFLIEFVKEVQVDFEVGMALNMGQILSIPAVLLGLWLLISSKNRKIKYTSPAIKVKSK